gggttgggaagactcccctagagaagggaatggctactcactgcagtattcttacctggagaatcccatggacagaggagcctggcaggctaccatccatggggttgcagagtcagacacaactgagtgactaacacgttcactttcatCACGGTAACCCCTGGACGGGGTGTCAGGTGGGACTGAGAGGGGTAGGAGGGAGATCCAGGGGTCCTagccatgtttcttttttcttgaccTGACTTCAGGTTAGGCCAGTATGTTTGATTTGTGAAAATTCAGAGCCACACAATTCTATATTTTCTGTATATGTGTTACACtttacaaactttttaaaaatcactctggATGCTAATTGACTTCATTTAGAATAGATTTTCTTGTCATAGTGAAGCTTTATACCTAATCAACTCCAATTTCTGTATTTGTGATTCAAAATAATGTTGCTTTTAGCTTTCCTCCTATTAGTTCCACttttacatttacagaaaaaaaaaaaaggcctcaaCTAACCATTTTAATAAAGTCTAATAGGGGAGGAAAGGGTGGAGTTTGGCTCTCAACAGGAAGTCCTGTGATACCTTCAGGGATGGATGTAGACCTCTGAAATTACAACAGACGTCTGTTGGAAACACATGGGTGTTTTTCTGATAAGTGTCCACAGTTTTCATCAAATTCTCAAGGGTCTGTGAAAGACCATAAGCCAGAGGGATTCCTACAACTCAAGACTTTTTCATGTATGCGCCTCTTCAAATGTTTCTCAACTCTTAAATTCAACCCATAGCCCTCATCAACCTGATTCACCAAATTGGGCTCACCCATCAAAAAGAATTTGTCTACTTCAATGGAAAAAGTGAATGGGTTCAGCTCTGTCAAAGGTCATCTATAATCATCAGCTATTTACTTCTTCATCTCCCCATTGAGATTCCAGGCTCGAAGCCAGCGACCTTTGCATCCCCAGCATGAAACTACACCAGGTAACGGTAGACTGGACCCCAAAGAAAGTCATTGCACCTATTTACGAAACcagatttattaaaatttctctACAAGTTGGAAATGGCCATctcaacatatatacacatgtacaggAAGGGTCTAGTGTTTCAAAGCCCCAGCAAACCCAGAGTCCTTAGCCGGGTCATGTATCACAGATACAACATTCAAGCAACCACGAGAGCGTTAGTGCGACAGAGGTCTCTGTCCTCCTTCTTCTCCAAGTCCCATGATTCTGTCAAGGTAATATTGCCAATGATCATTCACATTTCACGTGGTATTAGACACGCAGGTTATtcagacagacacagacaacaGAACAAGTGTCAgagtgaaaacaacaacaaatgtataaAAGGTACAATATATGTACAGAGTACACGGTACGTGAGGTATACACGGTATTCTCACAATGCATGTTAGTAGTTTGCCTAAGGCGTAGCCCTTAAAGGTGACTGCCTGTCTTTGTGCCATTTCTCAAAATACAGTATGTTTGGTTTACCCGTTTAACCACCGGATTTCAGTACTGTCTGAGACATTTACTGatatttcatctgtttttttaatgcaaatggcAGTTTCTCTGTTCTATCTTCTGTAGGTAGTGAGTTCCCATCTCTGGAAGCATTCAAACAGAGGTTGGAGTCCCACCTGTGAAAGAATTTGGGGCATGGCGGGGAGGGATTTCTATATTGGGAGGTggtagagaaaggaaagaagttgGACTAGATGACTTTTAAAGTCCCTTCCGACCTTAAAGATTTGGGGCTTGCTATTTCACTCCAGATACCAATGAAACAGATGCATTCATAAACCACACCACAGCTGAAATATTAACAACCTGTCATGCAAAACTGCAGACCAGACCCATGGGGGTGGTTAAAGACTAATTCTGAAAGTCAGTCTGAGAGCCATCTAAGACTATCCAAAATTTACTTTCTCTGAAGCACAAAAATCTGCTCTTGGGAGAGGGGAgtcttcttatttttctcctcctAGACAAAATGCTCCACCCTGAGATGGTCTTAGcggaaaaaaggaaaggataaaTGCTAACATATTTGAGGGGAACCAAAACAGCTAATGGTTTCCAAGTGctcaaattctttttaaaagtctccagTCTCTCTGTCTGAGCTCAGAGTTCTGAAACAGCCAGGAGCTTGAATCTTTTATGATACTCTTCCACCGTTAGCTGGTAAGTGCTTTTAAAGTGAAAGGGGAAGGGGCTCATTTCAAGGTCAGAAAGAAGGCATTAGTGCAAATGGGGTCTTGGCAGGACACAAAGGAGAGATGATTCTGGGTTCATGGTTCAGGCAGGCTCCTATGCCCCTGAAACAGTCTGCTCCAAAAACATGAAGAAAGGGTGAGTGTTAAAccaaaccagaaaaaaacaattttccaATCAGAGAAGCTGGGGGTAGCGAAAGCCTGGCTACCAAAAACCAGTTTGAAGATGGCAGGTTTATTGGCCCAAGTAATTTGTCACCCTGTTAAAAATATAGTTATTGCCCAAAATGCCATTGTGTGATTCATTTCCTCTCCCTTTAGAATGTTCAAGTTCATTTCACTCCATCACACGCTGCAGGATATTCATACTCCGTGCCACCCAGAAAAGAGGCGGAACCCCCAAATCCAACAAAGGGATAGTTGGCGAAGGTTCACTGAGGAAAACAACTCTGCAGGGCAGCCAGTCAGAGTGTACGCTGCTCACCTCCTCAGTCACGCATCCGGAAGATGAGAAAGAAGGGGCGCCACGGTGAATTCAGCAGCCACCGTCTCCAGGCCATCGCCTGTCTGGTTGGCCCCATGCCGAAAGGCCTGTCCAtctttagaaatggaaaatgccATGTGTGAGAATTATGAGGTTTCTGAGGTTTGGGGATTAGCAGAAGAAGGAACTGATGTCACTGTCCTCCTGGTACTCTGGAACAATCTGGTCGGAAGTTCCTACTTCTGAGTCGACGTACCCAGGTTCCAAGACAGACTCAAACCAGGGATGGAGTAAGATCTCTGGGGCAGTGAGTCTCTCCGAAGGCTCCCGTCTCAGGAGGCTGCGAATCAGGCACCTGGCTTTGGGAGAAATGTGGTCAGGAATGCAGAACTGTCCACGTCGGATTTTGGAGAAAAGGGCACTGGGGTCTGAGTCATGGAAGGGGTAGCGCCCCACCAAAAGGGTGTAGAGCATCACCCCAAGGCTCCAAACGTCCGCTGCCTTTCCAGAGTAGGTCCCCGTGGTGTTCAGAATCTCGGGGCTCACATAGGCTGGGCAGCCGTGTTTGTCTGACAAAGCATCATCTTCTCCCTTGATTATGTGTGTATCTTCTAGACTTTCCAGTCTGAGCTGGGTTCTGGAGAAGACATGAAACAAGCCATTACTTCCAGATCCACCTGCTATGAAACACAAGGCCTTCCTTCCCAATAATAGGGCCCTCAGGCACTCAACACAAAGGCCCAAGGAGTGCCAGTTACCCCTTTATCCAGTAAGCACTGCCTTGCAGCCTACCCAGGAGGACTCCGGATTTCACAAACCAATAcaaactgcaataaaaattagCAAAGTATTGAGAGAGGGCCTGGGGTGGAGGGTATGATGCAAAGCCCCAAATACTATTCATGATGCTAGAGCTTAGAAGAGATATCCTAATAGGGGTTACACAATTTACAAAGTGCAGATTGCAGTAGTGGGAGTCTGTGTCAGaatactgacatttctccaaaagctACTGGGGAAGAACAGCTTATCCTACTGCTTCAGGGAGAGCCAGAGCATCCTATAAGCCGATCTTATCTCTTATCATGCCACTGGCTGCCAGGGTCACTAGGACAGATGCCTGGCAATACAAAACATTACAGAACATGGAGCCCAAGGTCACTGATATTGCACACGGATTGTCAGCACTCCTGCTCACATtgatatacacacagagagagaattcTGTCCACCTGAGCCCCAGCCCACAATGGCCTTGACTTAGGAAAAGAACGAGGAATGTTAATTATGTGTATTGGCATATTTAACTGCAAAGAATGCTTAGGCAGGACAAGAAGACAAAGAAAGCGGCTGGTGGGTTTGAAAGATGCAGGACGCCTAAAATGCCCATGTacgtgtacacatgcacacacacacacatacacaaacatacacacaccccaggaTAGCATAGCAACACCTGAGCTCATTTACCCAGACAGGGATTCATCTGTTCAGGTAACAACTAATCTGAAACATCTTTAGTCAAGGCTCTCGGATGAAGCTGCAGGTGCCTCCCTGTTCAGACCCAGCCACTCAAGCCTCCTGGGCTCCCCCAAAGCCCAGAGCCACGTGGGGAGCCTCCAATATCTGGTGGCCACTGTGTCCCCCCAGCCCAGTTTCTCTGAAATAGCCTTGTTTCAGTAAATCATTGGTTGAGAAGGACACAAATATTTGGTACAGGCTACTGGGTCAATTCCTTTTCCTCTTAAAggtctagttgtttttttttttttttttttcccttcctgccttcctgtTCCCTGGAGTGTAGTATACATGTGCTAACTTCAGTATGTCCTCAGCCTGACCTCCCCCGTCGTTATGTAAAATACCCATTGGTTCTGTAAACGGAAAATATGACTCAACCCACACCGGCTGCCACTGATTGGTTCCCGTAGTACTAAAACCCTGCACCTGTGCTGCTTACACTGCTAGCGTCAGCCTGCCGTTGCTTAACCCTCGGGTTGCCAAACTCCACGCACATGACATTCGCCTGTGCAATGGTGGATTTCAAAAGTAAGCAAGGAGGTGTGTAAGGCATGTTTCAGAAAATACATCACCATATCAAAGGAGAGTGTTCCAGGAACTGGAAACTTCTTCATTGCCAacactttgcttttctttgctaATCAGTATGTTCCAATAACTCTTGCAAGGTCAGATACAAAGTCAGGTTTTCTGGCAACTCAACAACCCTGTACATTTTCATAGGATCTGGAGTTACGGCTAAAATGGCACAGGTGGGTGAGCCCTGCATGAACAGCTACAATAGGAGAGTGCACACCCACCCACAGTGGTATTGCTCTTAATCTTTCCACAAGCGATGTGGCCCACCTCCTAAAATCAGGTAAGGTTTATCTCCTGCGGCTTCCTGAATTCTCTTGTCTGAAACCTCAACTCTGAATCTTAATGTCTCATTATTGTCTTATCGGACTCATCTTGTTCTTTTATGAGGTAAGCCATGATCTATATTTAGCAACCAATTCCATCCAGCTTCCATTTCTTATTCAACAGTGGCTATTTTCTGAAGATGTATCCAAACAAGATGCCTAAAAAGTCACCAGACAAAGTGGAGAAAATATTGGGGGCCAAGCATGACACAGAATAGAAGTGTggggtgaaggagagggagaggttTCTGCAAATGTAACAGTCTGACCAGTGCTGTGACACTTACtaggtaccaaaaaaaaaaaaaggcactgagtataaacaagaatttttaaatgtcctcTAGGAATCGATGCTGTGAAGGTCATGCTGACATTTGTACCAGAGAAGAACTGACCTTTCTGACAACAATGGGGAATAAACTTGATCCCAGGATGGAAGTGGGGAGAGTAACCTGTCCTCACGTGACATCCCACAAATGCACCAAGTTGTCCCCAGGCCACATCCACAAAGGTGCAGGAAACCCAGCTGGGGCCTTGGCTGCTTAGGAGAGAGGACTTCTCAAGACTAACTCTGGGACAACTGAGCCCTTAATGTTGATCTGAGCCAACGAACCACCCCAACTACTCAACCGGCACCCTCATTTCGGTTCCAAAAGGCACAGGAGAGGCTGTGGAGGCCGCTCACCTCTCTTCGGTGGAGAAGACAAACTTCCTAAGCTTCAGGTCCCCCAGCACAATGGCTGACTGGTGGCAGTGGGCAACGGCAGAGACAATCTGCTTGAAAAGCCGGGCGGCCTCCTCTTCCCGCAGCCTCTTCCGGCTGCGCACGTAGGAGTGCATGTCCCCAAAGTCCCTCTCAAAGAAGACGTAGGCCTTTGTTTCCCCAAGGATCACCTCCACGATGCCTGTGATGTTCCTATGTGATGGCAGCTGGATGTAAGGCCGGATTTTGTCCTGGTAGTGTTTAATGGGAAACACCTGCAGAGAGAAGTGGACCTGCTTAGGAGGCTAGAGAAGCAGAGGCTGCCTTCCAGCTCCTGGGCTGAGCTGCAATTCTCAGTCTGGGGACTCTGGTtgacatgggacttcccaggtggacttcccgcctgtcaatgcaggagacataagtgatgggggttctatccctgggttgggaagatcccctggaggagaacaaggcaacccactcttgccattcttgcctgggaaatcccatggacagaggagtctggcagggggTTGCAAAGTCCAGGGgactgcaaagagccagacatgactgaagcgacttagcatgcacgcacacatccCCATTAGCTCTTCAACCCCACTTTATGCAGTTGCAGCTACCCCTAACACCCCCAAACCAGAAGCATCTAGGGCTCTGGGCTAGCAAATATCCAAAGAACCACCATATGGATGGTTTGAAAGAGTCTTCTCTGAATGGCCTTCCACAAGTTCCAGAGAGCTAAGCCCCGAAGTCCCCACCCTCTGTGGCCCTTGATCACTGGCGGGTGCCAAGGGGCTGATGGAGGTGCCTCTGGTATCTGCAGGAGCAGTCCCTGGAAAGGTATGACCTCCTGCAGACCAGGAAGGGCACAGAAGGCGGCGACCAAGCAGCTTCCAAATGGAAGCAAGGAGCTGGAGAACACGCAGCTCTGTCATCACTGGGAAGGAACAAATGACTCCAAGTCTGTCAACACAGCCCTAAGCAACCTGCCTGGGCTGACTCAGGTATAAGGAGTCTTGCGGTAACATTCCCACAGGACGGATACAGGATCTTGGGGGCAGGGgggattcatttgtttatttatctacCTCCCCCCCTCCAATTCTCACCCCCACCTCACCCAGGACACGGGTAGCATCTCCTCTAAGAAGCTGACTGGTCTCTTTAAGGGCCTTTTGTTTAGTCCGGTTACTCATATCCTAGACTCAACTGGAAACGGTGACACACGGATTGTCACCATCTGGATTCGTCTATTATCTGCTCAGAGGAACTGGAAGGGGTTGCACAATGACCAGACCCACCCCATCTCTAAGGCCTGGCTGCTCTGTCACCAGCTCGAAGAAATCTCTCCGctgcccccctcctcccacccccggcCCACACTCACGCTCCTCCCAAAAGAGCTCTTAGCCCCAGCGACCCAGAAGAACAgaatttttccccctttaaaacTGGGCATGATCATGTATTTGAAGTTTCGTTCGAGTCGGACAGTAGGTGGCAGCAGCGAGCCCAGGGAAGTTGGGGGTCAGGTGAGTTGCAGAAAACCCGAGTGTCTTTAACTGAGGGGTGAACCTATCTTTAAGGTGAAAAGGAGCAGCCCATAGGATTATCAGAAATGTCTGAGACCGGGGTGTCCAGCTCGCAAAAGGTAGATGGACTGTGGGAATGTTCTGCGTCTACCGGCGCAGGAGGAGAGCTCGGGGAATCCTGTTTCCAGTTGTACCTCCAATTGGATGGCATCCTTATGTCCAAAGGAAAATCGCTGGCCGGAAAATCAAGACATGAATGGAAGCCAGGGTTCCTAGTCGGTGCGGGCTTTCCAACATTTCCTTTCCGGCCAAATCCCCCCGCCCTGGCTGGAAgaccccgccacccccaccctagACTGGTCTCTGGGGAAGACAGGGTTCCGGTTCCAGCGCGGGTTCCAGCCGGAATCCCCAAGACCTGCGCCCGACACGGAACTCCCGCCCCCTGACCACCCACAGCAGAGCCCGGGTGCCTCGCAGCCCCGGCGAGAGAGCTGCCAGCTGCTCCAAGCTCCAAGCAGGCACCCACTGCAGGGCGCCCTTCCAGAACGAGGGGCGGGGGGATCGAGGAGAATGAGAAAAGGGGAATGGCATGGCTCTGGAATCCAGTTCAATTCCACAACTTATATGGAGCGCCACGCACTAAACTGGGCGCTAAGAAAATAATCTCTAATAGATATAAAGCAACTGAGCACCGCACTTCCTCTTGACCGCCGAGTTCGGATTATACCACTCCATCCGAACCTCTCAATTCCCAGTAAGGAGATCCTAGTCAAATGCTGCCTTCCCGGGCTCAAACCCACTTAACCGCCTTGCCCCAAGCCCAAGCGCTGGCGGCACCTTCGGCTCCCGGGCGCTGGCGGGCGAGACCCCAAACACTTTTGCCTGCTACCGTGTCCCCCCTCACCCGAGACCTCCGCCGGGTCCCGGACCCCGGGTGCGTACCTTGCAGCGCAGCTCGCGGCCGGTGTGGATGCACAGCGCCCGGGACACATGCTCGCGCTCAGCCAGGGGCAGCAGCAGGTAGTCGGCGATGCGGCTGGGCCCCGGCACGCTCCCGGAGCCGCCGCCGGCCCCTGGAGCGGCGGGCGGAGGCTGCGGGCTGCAGGGAGAGCCAGGGGGGCTGAGGTAGTCCGGGGGGCTCGAACACTCGGAGAGACGTGGGCACTTGGCCGCCACGGCCGCCGCGTCGTCCGCGTCCAGCAGGCGTTTGGCCGGGGTGCCCCGGCCGGCGGCGAGCAGCAAGGCCGGAGTGCGGGGCTGCGAGACGCCGTTCATGGCAGAGCGCACGGGACCGACCCGCATCCCGACCCGTGCCGGGGCGGCCCCGGCTTTGTAAGTCCTCGGATCCGCGCGGAAAGGCGCGACGGGCGCCGCGACTTACTCCAGCCCGGGGGATGGAGTTTGCAGACGGAGTTTGGTTCTGCCCCCACCGGGGGCAAAGCTGGAGTCGCTCCTGGTGCTCGCGGGGACCACGCTGGCAGCGCGTCCGGGGCGCGGAGGCCGGCTTGGGTCTCCGGATCGGGGAGCCTCGCAGAGGGGCGGCAGCCGCCGCTATTGTTGTCGAAGCTGCCGACAGCCGGAGAGGCAGAGGCGGCCGGCCTTCCCGAGGTTCAGAGCGGCGAGCACAGGATTCGGTAGGCTCGCTGGAGCCACGGAGCAAACACACTTCCCAGAGCAAGAAGTCTGGTAGCAAAAGCCGGAGCAACTTTTCCGCGGCGCTCGGGATCCGGCACGCTTCTGGACTCCCGGCGTGAGTGTGCGCGAGCGAGACGCGCTCGGAGAGAGTGACTGAGTGTGAGTGAGCGTGTGCGCCGCACCGACCCCGGCCAGCGcactcctccttctccttttcctccacctcctccgCCTCCCGGTGACTCAcgctgtatacacacacactcacaggccGGGCTGTGTAAACAGTTGGGAAGCCGGGTTGTGCAATGAGGTGGCTGCGACGACTCCGGCCCTGCCG
Above is a genomic segment from Odocoileus virginianus isolate 20LAN1187 ecotype Illinois chromosome 15, Ovbor_1.2, whole genome shotgun sequence containing:
- the TRIB1 gene encoding tribbles homolog 1, which translates into the protein MRVGPVRSAMNGVSQPRTPALLLAAGRGTPAKRLLDADDAAAVAAKCPRLSECSSPPDYLSPPGSPCSPQPPPAAPGAGGGSGSVPGPSRIADYLLLPLAEREHVSRALCIHTGRELRCKVFPIKHYQDKIRPYIQLPSHRNITGIVEVILGETKAYVFFERDFGDMHSYVRSRKRLREEEAARLFKQIVSAVAHCHQSAIVLGDLKLRKFVFSTEERTQLRLESLEDTHIIKGEDDALSDKHGCPAYVSPEILNTTGTYSGKAADVWSLGVMLYTLLVGRYPFHDSDPSALFSKIRRGQFCIPDHISPKARCLIRSLLRREPSERLTAPEILLHPWFESVLEPGYVDSEVGTSDQIVPEYQEDSDISSFFC